In a single window of the Pseudodesulfovibrio profundus genome:
- a CDS encoding metallophosphoesterase: MWKFVVLAVATFLTLYIGWRLINPASIRRRWKVAAWLAVPVLLFGQRLKWLVDGQGLDSDILVYVNWVGYTFLGFVSLLVIFMLGRDIPVLCKRIGQKISLRLGRRRPRIYTKKADQERRRFLLNASNTAILTATLPLTGYSIFKARSVPPVVPNELPVIGLPNGLDGFTIAQISDTHVGPTIREDWLQAVVDAVNAQNPDMIVHTGDVVDGTVQELNEAVAPFSNLTAPHGVWMCTGNHEYYSGVEQWALKSDQLGMKPLLNEHRLIDTGQGRILLGGVTDIRSEHMHPAHKSSPKAAMANAPDHDVSILLAHQPRSIYEAEAAGFNIQLSGHTHGGQYFPYNFAVHLFQPYVRGLHLHGNTLLYVNVGTGYWGPPMRLGSGPEITLHTLRKA; encoded by the coding sequence ATGTGGAAGTTTGTCGTGCTGGCGGTGGCAACGTTTCTGACGTTGTACATCGGCTGGCGGCTCATAAACCCTGCCTCCATACGCAGACGGTGGAAGGTTGCGGCCTGGCTGGCTGTGCCGGTTCTGCTGTTCGGCCAGCGCCTCAAGTGGCTGGTTGATGGCCAGGGTTTAGATAGCGATATATTGGTTTATGTGAACTGGGTGGGATACACGTTCCTGGGTTTCGTGTCCCTTCTGGTTATTTTCATGTTGGGGCGGGATATCCCGGTATTGTGTAAGCGGATCGGGCAGAAGATCAGTCTTCGCCTTGGCCGTCGGCGCCCTCGCATCTACACCAAAAAGGCGGATCAGGAGCGTCGGCGATTTTTGCTCAATGCAAGTAATACGGCTATCCTGACAGCCACACTCCCGCTGACGGGCTACTCTATCTTCAAGGCCCGCTCCGTGCCGCCTGTTGTACCCAATGAACTGCCGGTCATAGGCCTGCCGAACGGTCTGGACGGATTCACCATTGCCCAGATATCCGACACCCATGTGGGGCCGACCATCCGAGAAGACTGGCTTCAGGCAGTGGTCGATGCCGTTAATGCCCAGAACCCGGATATGATCGTGCACACCGGCGATGTCGTCGACGGGACCGTGCAGGAGTTGAACGAGGCGGTAGCACCGTTTTCCAATCTCACTGCCCCGCATGGCGTCTGGATGTGCACCGGCAACCATGAGTACTATTCCGGGGTTGAGCAGTGGGCCTTGAAGTCGGATCAGCTCGGCATGAAGCCGCTGCTCAACGAGCACCGGTTGATCGATACCGGACAGGGCCGCATCCTGCTTGGCGGTGTAACCGATATTCGTAGTGAGCATATGCATCCCGCGCACAAGTCGTCGCCCAAGGCGGCCATGGCCAATGCCCCGGATCATGATGTTTCCATCCTGTTGGCGCACCAGCCTCGCTCCATCTATGAAGCCGAGGCAGCCGGATTCAATATCCAGTTGTCCGGGCATACCCATGGCGGGCAATACTTCCCGTATAACTTTGCCGTGCATTTGTTCCAGCCCTATGTCCGTGGGCTGCACCTGCATGGAAACACGCTGCTGTACGTCAACGTGGGGACAGGTTACTGGGGACCGCCCATGCGACTTGGTTCAGGGCCTGAGATCACCCTGCACACCTTGCGGAAAGCCTGA
- a CDS encoding SLC13 family permease produces the protein MTPDILIVSLILLAAIILLVTERFTVDVTGIGIIVVLMLTGLLTPKEAMGGFSNPAPLAVAALFVVSYGLVRTGALNFVSRMVIRYANGSRLKLMLLTLLLVGTLSAFLNNTPVVVLFMSIVMTACVRFGFTPSKFLIPLSYISILAGTCTLIGTSTNILVSDVAAGLGAAPITMFELSILGVPIALVGGAFMLMFSDFLLPAHDSPDIDSPSSPELYLSELTIPADSSLIGEKPVKGRLESRPGIKIYEVYRGQRIFRLDVTRIMLREDDLILVRASADEITRLLDQRDVSLPSCSKPHCFKALHSGVSKLVKVLIPSGSKARGTRLRDLYLADFEDVSIVGLIRRHEHYSWRKGNSQRLKVGDVLLVQVNEASLATIREEDDFIILDDDVVKDIVNWKRAPIAMVIFIAMIIATASGITDILTASFAAGFAMILTNCLNISDAYRAVDVKVIMLIIGTIALGSAMQKTGADAYYAHAFLGMFQDAGPHVILTAFILLTSLLSHFLSNNSTAVLLVPIAIATAQTLNVDPRPFIIGVAFGASACYATPIGYQTNLIVYGPAGYRFADYLRLGLPMVAIVCGGAALFIPEFWPF, from the coding sequence GTGACACCCGACATTCTCATTGTTTCACTCATTCTGCTTGCCGCTATCATTCTTCTGGTGACGGAGCGGTTCACCGTTGATGTCACAGGCATCGGGATTATCGTGGTTCTCATGTTGACCGGGCTGCTCACTCCCAAAGAGGCCATGGGAGGCTTTTCCAATCCTGCTCCATTGGCTGTGGCCGCCCTGTTTGTCGTCAGTTACGGGCTGGTCCGCACCGGCGCCCTCAACTTTGTCAGCCGCATGGTCATCAGATACGCTAATGGAAGCCGATTGAAGCTTATGCTCCTGACCCTGTTGCTGGTCGGCACCCTCTCGGCGTTCCTGAACAATACCCCGGTGGTGGTTCTGTTCATGTCAATCGTCATGACAGCTTGTGTCCGGTTCGGGTTCACGCCGTCGAAATTCCTGATCCCCCTTTCGTACATCTCCATTCTGGCGGGAACATGTACGCTCATCGGTACATCAACCAACATTCTCGTCAGCGACGTGGCAGCCGGTCTCGGAGCCGCACCTATTACCATGTTCGAGTTGTCCATACTGGGCGTACCCATAGCGTTGGTGGGTGGCGCGTTCATGCTCATGTTTTCCGACTTTCTGCTCCCAGCCCATGACTCTCCGGATATCGACAGCCCATCTTCTCCCGAACTGTATCTTTCCGAACTGACCATTCCTGCCGACAGCAGCCTTATCGGAGAAAAGCCGGTGAAGGGCCGACTGGAAAGCCGGCCGGGAATCAAGATATACGAGGTATATCGCGGTCAACGTATTTTCCGGCTGGATGTAACCCGGATCATGCTTCGAGAGGACGATTTGATCCTTGTTCGGGCTTCAGCAGATGAAATAACCCGACTGCTTGACCAACGAGATGTCAGCCTGCCCTCATGCAGCAAGCCTCACTGTTTCAAAGCGCTCCATTCCGGCGTTTCCAAGTTGGTAAAAGTGCTGATCCCATCCGGTTCCAAGGCGCGCGGCACCCGGCTTCGCGATCTGTATCTGGCCGACTTTGAAGATGTCAGCATCGTCGGGCTTATCCGCAGGCACGAGCACTACTCGTGGAGAAAGGGCAACTCACAGCGCCTCAAGGTCGGTGACGTACTGCTCGTGCAAGTCAACGAAGCATCCCTGGCAACCATTCGTGAAGAAGACGATTTCATAATTCTCGACGATGACGTGGTCAAAGACATCGTCAACTGGAAGCGTGCGCCTATCGCCATGGTCATTTTTATTGCCATGATCATCGCAACAGCCAGTGGTATCACTGATATCCTGACCGCATCCTTTGCCGCTGGATTTGCCATGATCCTGACCAACTGCCTGAACATCTCCGATGCCTATCGGGCGGTGGACGTCAAGGTCATCATGCTGATCATCGGAACCATTGCCCTCGGGTCTGCCATGCAGAAAACAGGGGCGGATGCGTACTATGCCCACGCATTTCTCGGCATGTTCCAGGATGCAGGTCCCCATGTCATCCTGACGGCGTTTATTCTTCTTACCAGCCTGCTGTCCCACTTTCTATCCAACAACTCCACAGCCGTGCTCCTCGTGCCCATTGCCATTGCAACGGCTCAAACCCTGAATGTGGACCCCCGACCATTCATCATCGGAGTCGCCTTTGGTGCTTCGGCCTGCTACGCAACCCCCATCGGCTACCAGACCAACCTCATCGTATACGGACCTGCGGGATACCGTTTCGCGGACTATCTGCGTCTTGGTCTGCCAATGGTCGCCATCGTCTGCGGTGGAGCCGCCCTCTTCATTCCCGAATTCTGGCCGTTCTGA
- a CDS encoding FadR/GntR family transcriptional regulator: MDVKPINRKSIYQDIVLQIRAMIERGELTPGDKLPPERRLAEMFSVSRNTVREAIKALAQKDILESRQGAGTFVRVADADSFAEAFAGSIVRSQPRLKDIFEVRKLVEPEIAALAARNASPSDITWMENVISEQEEAAQAGKMTSELDQLFHEILAEASGNSVMRIMIGALHDEFVESRISVLQSKDRQQRSLEAHKAIVDAIKGGHIMQAEKAMREHLEEVERIVFADK, encoded by the coding sequence ATGGACGTCAAACCAATCAATCGAAAATCTATTTATCAGGATATCGTACTTCAGATACGGGCCATGATCGAACGTGGTGAATTGACTCCGGGCGATAAGCTTCCACCGGAACGGCGGTTGGCAGAGATGTTCTCTGTTTCGCGCAATACGGTCCGCGAAGCCATCAAGGCGTTGGCACAAAAGGATATTCTTGAAAGCAGGCAGGGGGCAGGGACGTTTGTCCGTGTTGCCGATGCCGACAGCTTTGCCGAAGCCTTTGCCGGTTCAATCGTTCGCAGTCAGCCCAGACTCAAGGACATCTTCGAGGTTCGCAAGTTGGTGGAGCCGGAAATTGCGGCTCTGGCAGCGCGCAATGCATCTCCTAGTGATATCACCTGGATGGAGAATGTCATTTCCGAACAGGAAGAGGCGGCTCAGGCCGGTAAGATGACCAGCGAACTGGACCAGTTGTTTCATGAAATATTGGCCGAAGCCTCTGGCAATTCGGTCATGCGCATAATGATCGGCGCCTTGCACGACGAGTTCGTGGAGAGCCGGATCTCTGTTCTGCAGTCCAAGGACCGTCAGCAGCGTTCACTGGAAGCCCACAAGGCCATCGTTGATGCCATCAAGGGCGGCCACATCATGCAGGCGGAAAAGGCCATGCGGGAACATTTGGAAGAAGTCGAACGAATAGTGTTTGCAGACAAATAA
- a CDS encoding alpha-hydroxy-acid oxidizing protein: MKEIKDKAREMMKGFCRVCKVCDGKACAGEVPGMGGLGTASSFKNNLSALAEVKLNMRLLHGATEPDCSTKVLGYDLAMPIMAAPIGGVSFNMGGKITEDEYADAVVGGSKAAGVIGCVGDGVPPFIHEAGYAAIDKNDGYGIPFIKPWEGEELEEKFEKAKATGCTTFGVDVDAAGLITLRQMGRPVSPKKPEEIKALIDTVHGWGAKFILKGIMTPDETELAVEVGADAIVVSNHGGRVLDHAPGSAAVLPGIAKAVSGKLDVIVDGGIRDGVDVLKMLALGADAVMIGRPVSIAAVGGLQEGVETYFATLKGQLLQAMVLTGSQTVEDITSRVLFSE; encoded by the coding sequence ATGAAGGAAATCAAGGATAAAGCCCGTGAGATGATGAAAGGATTCTGCCGGGTCTGCAAGGTATGTGACGGTAAGGCCTGCGCCGGAGAAGTTCCGGGTATGGGCGGACTTGGCACTGCCTCATCGTTCAAGAACAACCTCTCCGCACTGGCCGAAGTCAAGCTGAACATGCGTTTGCTGCACGGTGCTACCGAGCCTGACTGTTCGACCAAAGTCCTTGGGTATGATCTGGCTATGCCGATCATGGCAGCGCCCATCGGTGGTGTATCCTTTAATATGGGCGGCAAAATCACTGAAGACGAATATGCCGATGCTGTCGTCGGTGGCTCCAAGGCTGCCGGTGTCATCGGTTGTGTCGGTGACGGCGTGCCCCCATTCATTCACGAGGCCGGATACGCTGCCATTGATAAGAATGACGGGTACGGCATTCCATTTATCAAGCCCTGGGAAGGGGAAGAGCTGGAAGAAAAATTTGAAAAAGCCAAGGCCACCGGTTGTACCACCTTTGGTGTGGATGTCGATGCCGCCGGACTGATCACCCTTCGTCAGATGGGTCGCCCTGTTTCGCCCAAAAAGCCGGAAGAGATTAAGGCGCTGATCGATACGGTTCATGGCTGGGGTGCCAAGTTCATCCTCAAGGGTATCATGACCCCGGATGAGACCGAACTGGCTGTTGAAGTCGGGGCCGACGCCATTGTCGTTTCCAACCATGGTGGCCGCGTGCTTGACCATGCTCCCGGTTCCGCTGCTGTGCTTCCGGGCATCGCCAAGGCTGTTTCCGGCAAGCTCGATGTCATCGTTGACGGTGGCATCCGTGATGGTGTGGATGTCCTCAAGATGCTGGCCCTTGGTGCTGATGCCGTCATGATCGGGCGTCCTGTCTCCATTGCTGCCGTGGGTGGCTTGCAGGAAGGGGTGGAAACCTACTTCGCCACACTCAAGGGCCAACTGTTGCAGGCAATGGTGCTGACCGGTTCCCAGACCGTCGAGGATATTACCTCGCGCGTTCTGTTCAGCGAATAA